The following are from one region of the Entelurus aequoreus isolate RoL-2023_Sb linkage group LG17, RoL_Eaeq_v1.1, whole genome shotgun sequence genome:
- the LOC133632378 gene encoding gastrula zinc finger protein XlCGF57.1-like, whose amino-acid sequence MDDYCYAKMATSAKREHERESAPPTENNLKSEDEDVQQLIGNPEEVSPQLGGSSTLKQETPQPPCIKKEEEELCITQEGECLLGREEADYTKFPLSILSVKTEDDEEKPQVDNILAPLSDSEAEDEVEEPLSSDKDCEGDMRTHTDNKHSECSTKKRGKTCLSCSVCAKRFTKMGHLTRHMRTHTGEKPFSCSVCGKSFSVKSYLTGHMRTHTGEKPYKCSVCGESYSQKSHLTQHMKTNTGEKPFSCSVCGKSFSQKSHLTQHMRTHTGEKPYKCSVFGESYSQKIHLTQHMRTHTGEKPYKCSVCGESFSQKSHLTQHMKTHTGEKPFSCSVCGKSFSVNSNLNRHMRTHTVEKPFSCSVCGKSFSDKSYLTGHMRTHTGEKPYKCSVCGESYSQKSHLTQHMKTHTGEKPFSCSVCGKSFSQKSHLTQHMRTHTGEKPYKCSVCGGSYSQKIHLTQHMRTHTGEKPYKCSVCGESFSQKSHLTQHMKTHTGEKPFSCSVCGKSFSVKSNLNRHMKTHIGEKPFSCSVCGKSFSDKSHLTRHKRTHTGKKTFSCSVCGKSFFDKSHLTRHKRTHTGKKPFSCSMCCKRFTHNADAVKHIRTHKGK is encoded by the coding sequence acgtccagcagctgatcggtaatccagaagaagtttcccctcagttaggggggagctccactttgaagcaggagactccacaaccaccctgcattaaaaaggaagaggaggaactctgcatcactcaggagggagagtgtcttctaggacgagaggaagctgattacaccaagtttccactgagtattctctctgtgaagactgaagatgatgaagagaaaccacaagtagacaacatcTTAgcgccactatcagatagtgaggctgaagacgaggttgaagaacctttgagcagcgataaagactgtgaaggtgatatgaggactcacactgacaacaaacactctgaatgctctacaaagaagagaggtaaaacatgtttgagctgctcagtttgtgctaaaagattTACTAAAATGGGCCATTTGacccgacacatgagaacacacacaggtgaaaaaccatttagttgttcagtttgtggcaaaagcttttctgttaagagctATTtgactggacacatgagaacacacacaggtgaaaaaccatataagtgttcagtttgtggcgaaAGCTATTCTCAAAaaagccatttgactcaacacatgaaaacaaacacaggtgaaaaaccatttagttgttcagtttgtggcaaaagcttttctcaaaaaagccatttgactcaacacatgagaacacacacaggtgaaaaaccatataaGTGTTCAGTTTTTGGCGAAAGCTATTCTCAAAAAATCCATTTGACTCAacatatgagaacacacacaggtgaaaaaccatataagtgttcagtttgtggcgaaagcttttctcaaaaaagccatttgactcaacacatgaaaacacacacaggtgaaaaaccatttagttgttcagtttgtggcaaaagcttttctgttaataGCAATTTgaatcgacacatgagaacacacacagttgaaaaaccatttagttgttcagtttgtggcaaaagcttttctgataAGAGCTATTtgactggacacatgagaacacacacaggtgaaaaaccatataagtgttcagtttgtggcgaaAGCTATTCTCAAAaaagccatttgactcaacacatgaaaacacacacaggtgaaaaaccatttagttgttcagtttgtggcaaaagcttttctcaaaaaagccatttgactcaacacatgagaacacacacaggtgaaaaaccatataagtgttcagtttgtggcggaAGCTATTCTCAAAAAATCCATTTGACTCAacatatgagaacacacacaggtgaaaaaccatataagtgttcagtttgtggcgaaagcttttctcaaaaaagccatttgactcaacacatgaaaacacacacaggtgaaaaaccatttagttgttcagtttgtggcaaaagcttttctgttaagagcaATTTGAAtcgacacatgaaaacacacataggtgaaaaaccatttagttgttcagtttgtggcaaaagcttttctgataagagccatttgactcgacacaagagaacacacacaggtaaaaaaacatttagttgttcagtttgtggcaaaagcttttttgataagagccatttgactcgacacaagagaacacacacaggtaaaaaaccatttagttgttcaatgtgctgtaaaaggttcacacataatgcagatgcagtaaaacacataagaacacacaagggaaaataa